A region from the Flavobacteriales bacterium genome encodes:
- a CDS encoding serine hydrolase, whose protein sequence is MRSPSLRSAFFLFIGLATSASAQTFQHRAQAVLDSVYRTDTTMVGLMLHVEAPDRGIAWSGASGRSAKGGEALHPEAPFLIASNIKTYVSATILRLVEEGKLTIDQPVGPLLTDRTRAFFASDGYDLQAITLTHLLTHTSGVDSYNLYGFMDSVMTRPYGIRGNRRASRSVRWGRSWRRTNPPLRVWPTAMGCYPKARPCGNGRAGYIRPRCRYSGCHGRPFPSPIHPFEGVRLHPRRGVLRHGMHAGPVAVVR, encoded by the coding sequence ATGCGTTCACCCTCCCTGCGTTCCGCATTCTTCCTGTTCATCGGCCTGGCCACCAGCGCCAGCGCACAAACCTTCCAGCATCGCGCGCAGGCCGTGCTGGATTCTGTTTACCGCACCGACACCACCATGGTGGGGCTCATGCTGCACGTGGAAGCACCGGACCGCGGCATCGCCTGGAGCGGCGCCAGCGGCCGATCCGCGAAAGGGGGAGAAGCCCTGCATCCGGAGGCACCCTTCCTCATCGCCAGCAACATCAAGACCTACGTCTCCGCCACCATCCTGCGCCTCGTGGAAGAGGGCAAACTGACCATCGACCAGCCGGTGGGTCCGCTGCTCACCGACCGCACGCGCGCCTTCTTCGCCAGCGATGGCTACGACCTGCAGGCTATCACCCTCACGCACCTGCTCACCCATACCAGCGGCGTGGACAGTTACAACCTCTACGGCTTCATGGACAGCGTCATGACGCGCCCCTACGGGATCCGCGGAAACCGCCGGGCATCCCGCTCGGTGCGTTGGGGCAGATCGTGGCGTCGTACAAATCCGCCGTTACGCGTTTGGCCTACGGCGATGGGTTGTTACCCCAAGGCACGCCCGTGTGGCAACGGTAGGGCCGGATATATCCGGCCCCGATGCCGATATTCGGGTTGCCATGGCCGACCGTTTCCATCGCCGATCCATCCGTTTGAAGGGGTACGATTACACCCGCGCCGGGGCGTATTACGTCACGGTATGCACGCAGGGCCGGTTGCCGTTGTTCGGTGA
- a CDS encoding tetratricopeptide repeat protein: MPKPYLHALLICLPLAATAGPSADSLRQVLARTGQDTARVHVLNTLAQTYTDTRPDSAVSYGTQALELAQQLAFEPGVAEALRIIGIGHMRQQEYGIATSHLQRALALWTSLGDAEKQRRTHFALAHIAEQQSDFPEALKQYLTSLKFAEQLGDSAAVVDMRMNIGVVYSHMGEHAKAIALLEQVLHAHERTGDSLGIAKACNNLGNTLDDEGRSDEARTYLNRAVALARALGHPMGEAITLGSLANHYQRMEQFDTALVYNERILVLLGQLGDPFRLAAASINTGEILTRLERYDEAEEYLNKGIEYARSVGAKQWLSNAHAGLYDIANAQGDVAEALEQFKIHIAYQDSITNEANTRKTVQVQMQYDFDKKEAATQAEQEKKDQRQRLVRNTIGGGLAFALLFLGVVWRQRNKINAARKRSDELLLNILPEEVAEELKAKGSAEAVHIDQVTVLFTDFKGFTAMSETLSPQELVRDLNECFSAFDHITAKYGIEKIKTIGDAYMAAGGLPTPNTTHATDVINAALEMRDFIAEGKARKIAAGLPYFEIRIGVHTGPVVAGIVGVKKFQYDIWGDTVNTASRMESSGEVGQVNISEATYALVREQAGRLFDFTPRGKVQAKGKGEMEMYFVGRSSEEAKA; this comes from the coding sequence ATGCCAAAGCCATACCTGCACGCCCTTCTCATATGCCTGCCGCTTGCGGCAACAGCCGGTCCATCCGCCGACTCACTCCGGCAGGTCCTCGCACGGACCGGTCAGGACACGGCGCGCGTACATGTCCTGAACACGCTGGCGCAGACGTATACCGATACCCGTCCGGACAGCGCGGTCAGCTATGGGACGCAAGCCTTGGAACTGGCCCAGCAACTGGCATTCGAACCCGGTGTTGCCGAAGCCCTGCGCATCATCGGCATCGGCCACATGCGACAGCAGGAGTACGGCATTGCCACCAGCCATCTTCAACGTGCGCTGGCGCTCTGGACCTCCTTGGGCGATGCGGAGAAGCAGCGGCGGACCCACTTCGCACTGGCCCATATCGCGGAGCAACAGAGCGACTTCCCGGAAGCGCTCAAGCAATACCTCACCAGCTTGAAGTTCGCGGAGCAGTTGGGGGACAGCGCGGCGGTGGTGGACATGCGCATGAACATCGGCGTGGTGTACTCACATATGGGGGAGCATGCGAAAGCCATCGCCCTACTGGAGCAGGTGCTGCATGCCCATGAGCGCACAGGGGACAGCCTGGGCATTGCCAAGGCATGCAACAACCTGGGCAATACGCTGGACGACGAAGGCCGCTCCGATGAAGCGCGGACCTACCTCAACAGGGCGGTGGCCTTGGCGCGCGCCTTGGGTCATCCGATGGGTGAGGCCATCACCCTCGGCTCCCTTGCCAACCACTACCAGCGCATGGAGCAGTTCGATACGGCTCTGGTCTACAACGAGCGCATCCTGGTCCTCCTCGGGCAGCTCGGCGACCCGTTCAGACTTGCGGCGGCCTCCATCAACACGGGCGAGATCCTCACCCGGCTCGAACGCTACGACGAAGCGGAGGAGTACCTCAACAAGGGCATCGAATACGCGCGGTCGGTGGGCGCGAAGCAATGGCTGTCCAATGCGCATGCCGGCCTGTACGACATCGCCAATGCGCAGGGCGACGTTGCCGAGGCCCTGGAACAATTCAAGATCCATATCGCCTACCAGGACAGCATCACCAACGAGGCGAACACCCGCAAGACCGTGCAGGTGCAGATGCAGTACGACTTCGACAAGAAGGAGGCCGCCACGCAGGCCGAGCAGGAGAAGAAGGACCAGCGCCAACGCCTGGTGCGCAATACCATCGGAGGCGGGCTCGCCTTCGCACTGCTCTTCCTCGGCGTGGTGTGGCGTCAGCGCAACAAGATCAATGCGGCGCGCAAACGCAGCGATGAACTGCTGTTGAACATCCTGCCGGAAGAGGTCGCGGAAGAGCTGAAAGCGAAAGGCTCAGCCGAAGCCGTGCACATCGACCAGGTCACCGTGCTCTTCACCGACTTCAAGGGCTTCACCGCGATGAGCGAGACGCTGAGCCCACAGGAACTGGTGCGCGATCTGAACGAGTGTTTCAGCGCGTTCGATCACATCACCGCCAAATACGGCATCGAGAAGATCAAGACCATCGGCGATGCGTACATGGCCGCTGGAGGATTACCAACTCCGAACACTACCCACGCCACGGATGTGATCAACGCCGCACTGGAGATGCGCGATTTCATCGCCGAAGGAAAGGCAAGGAAGATCGCCGCAGGCCTCCCCTACTTCGAGATCCGCATCGGTGTGCATACCGGACCGGTGGTCGCAGGCATCGTTGGCGTGAAGAAGTTCCAGTACGACATCTGGGGCGATACGGTGAACACGGCGAGCCGCATGGAGAGCAGCGGTGAAGTGGGGCAAGTGAACATCAGCGAGGCGACGTATGCGCTGGTTCGCGAACAGGCGGGACGCCTGTTCGACTTCACTCCGCGCGGCAAAGTGCAGGCGAAGGGCAAGGGGGAGATGGAGATGTACTTCGTCGGGCGAAGCTCCGAAGAAGCGAAGGCGTGA
- a CDS encoding RNA-binding protein, which yields MPTAKTKQLKDGDTCVVVAGTHKNKRGVVRDLNVSKTGHLTITVVQANGVRFKTLARHVAVV from the coding sequence ATGCCCACTGCCAAAACCAAGCAACTGAAGGACGGCGACACCTGCGTGGTGGTGGCCGGCACGCACAAGAACAAGCGCGGCGTTGTTCGCGACCTCAACGTAAGCAAGACCGGCCACCTCACCATCACCGTGGTGCAGGCCAACGGGGTGCGCTTCAAAACGTTGGCGAGGCACGTGGCAGTGGTGTGA
- a CDS encoding GNAT family N-acetyltransferase has protein sequence MRIITYAPQYQSDWKRINVAWIAKSFVVEDVDLEVLDHPQENIIAPGGCIILAMEGDAVVGTCALLFSKPGVYQMVKMAVDDAWKGRGYGRVLCEAIIERARQQGGHTLMLYSNRAGAATAIALYRTLGFRELPLPSQAYARADIYMELPLV, from the coding sequence ATGCGCATCATCACTTACGCGCCGCAGTACCAGTCGGACTGGAAACGCATCAATGTGGCTTGGATCGCCAAGAGCTTCGTGGTGGAGGATGTGGACCTGGAAGTGCTGGACCATCCGCAGGAGAACATCATCGCGCCCGGCGGATGCATCATACTGGCCATGGAAGGCGATGCGGTGGTGGGCACCTGCGCGCTGCTCTTCAGCAAACCCGGTGTGTACCAAATGGTGAAGATGGCCGTGGACGATGCGTGGAAGGGCAGGGGCTACGGCCGCGTGCTGTGCGAGGCCATCATCGAACGGGCCCGGCAGCAGGGCGGGCACACGCTCATGCTCTACAGCAACCGCGCTGGTGCAGCCACCGCCATTGCGCTTTACCGCACGCTCGGCTTCCGCGAATTGCCCTTGCCCTCGCAGGCATATGCCCGCGCAGACATCTACATGGAACTGCCGTTGGTGTGA
- a CDS encoding TfoX/Sxy family protein, translating into MATRKDTAAFILAQLGHPGRFSVFPMFGEFALYTDGKVVGLICDDQLYLKVMLESKALERTCELAPPFPGAKNYYLVPENAIAAPRVLVETLLRMAAVLPFPKKKKSKRG; encoded by the coding sequence ATGGCCACTCGCAAGGACACCGCCGCCTTCATCCTCGCCCAGCTCGGCCACCCCGGTCGCTTCAGTGTTTTCCCCATGTTCGGCGAGTTTGCCCTGTACACGGATGGCAAGGTGGTGGGCCTCATCTGCGACGATCAGCTCTACTTGAAGGTGATGCTGGAGAGCAAGGCGTTGGAACGCACCTGTGAGCTTGCGCCGCCATTCCCAGGTGCGAAGAACTACTACCTCGTGCCGGAAAATGCCATTGCAGCGCCGCGCGTGCTGGTGGAAACGTTGCTGCGCATGGCGGCAGTGCTGCCGTTCCCGAAGAAGAAGAAGAGCAAACGGGGTTGA
- a CDS encoding DUF1801 domain-containing protein, with product MAKAELKTKENEASVDAFIDQQAEEVAADCRAIMKLLKKVTGEPPRMWGASIVGFGRYHYKGASGREGEWFLTGFSPRKANLSVYVLTGLDKSATLLKKLGKHSTGVGCLYFKRLSDVDTKVLEELITKGVKGLEKMRVR from the coding sequence ATGGCCAAAGCAGAACTGAAGACCAAGGAGAACGAAGCCAGTGTTGACGCCTTCATCGACCAGCAAGCCGAGGAGGTGGCCGCCGACTGCCGCGCGATCATGAAACTACTGAAGAAGGTGACGGGCGAACCACCGCGCATGTGGGGTGCCAGCATCGTTGGCTTTGGTCGTTACCATTACAAAGGTGCCAGCGGCCGTGAAGGCGAGTGGTTCCTCACCGGCTTCAGCCCGCGCAAAGCGAACCTATCGGTGTACGTCCTGACCGGTCTGGACAAGTCGGCCACCCTGCTGAAGAAACTGGGCAAGCACTCCACCGGTGTGGGCTGCCTCTACTTCAAGCGCCTGAGCGATGTGGATACGAAGGTGTTGGAAGAACTGATCACGAAGGGCGTGAAAGGCCTGGAGAAGATGAGGGTGAGGTGA
- a CDS encoding YceI family protein, whose translation MSTTAAPLTRTKWTIDPAHSEIHFKVKHLMITTVTGSFGKYKAEIIAPGDDLSKARVTFRAEAASVTTGNEQRDAHLKSPDFFDTAKHPHIVFTATRTEDVDHDGSWTLHGDLTINGITKPIALDVEFGGVMKDPWGNTKAGVSIHGKLDRKQWGLNWNAALEAGGLLVSDEVRIACEVQLVQQGEA comes from the coding sequence ATGAGCACCACTGCAGCACCCCTCACCCGCACCAAATGGACCATTGATCCCGCGCACAGCGAGATCCACTTCAAGGTGAAGCACTTGATGATCACCACCGTCACCGGCAGCTTCGGCAAGTACAAAGCGGAGATCATTGCGCCCGGCGACGACCTCAGCAAGGCCCGCGTCACCTTCCGTGCGGAGGCGGCCAGTGTCACCACCGGGAACGAGCAGCGCGATGCCCATTTGAAGAGCCCCGACTTCTTCGATACCGCGAAGCACCCGCACATTGTCTTCACGGCCACCCGCACCGAGGATGTCGATCACGACGGTTCATGGACGCTTCACGGCGATCTCACCATCAACGGCATCACCAAACCGATCGCGCTCGATGTGGAGTTCGGCGGCGTGATGAAGGACCCTTGGGGCAATACGAAGGCCGGCGTGAGCATCCACGGCAAGCTCGACCGCAAGCAGTGGGGGCTCAACTGGAACGCAGCGTTGGAAGCGGGCGGCCTGCTCGTGAGCGATGAAGTGCGCATTGCCTGCGAAGTGCAATTGGTGCAGCAGGGAGAAGCCTGA
- a CDS encoding glycosyltransferase family 39 protein, whose protein sequence is MARYHTLLLLAVWSLVLLVIDPRGDFPLNDDWAFAHDVKHLVEDGRSVFSDWPAMTLIAQTLWGAAFCKVFGFSHEVLRWAVVVLGIGCSLLMYQLAFLLANDRRRALFASLLLMLNPLFLALVVTYMTEVPFLFFTLLSLLSAQRWMARECKLHFVLACAIGMVAMFVRQHGIVLPLVFGCAFFLRGPKSLPRALAAIAPFVLAVVMLVLFGRWKATLVPAATQYAPLASLPAAVLESLDLGLVKRTGLSLFLIGLPLLPLAIGLGAASPRRWLVRPAPWAWVVLALATLCMIATWTRFPEGLVLYDLGLGAKLLKDTFWGEHFRGQLHPMALAMLRAVVCLGVLYIIGSVLRRSNDQLAPLPTARWFAIIITAIGGAWAGFTLLNTLFFDRYTLILAPLAILLIIAATKNRPVRWPVAWALLALLAIPYSLMLRDHFNWSRTRWAALDHLTGHMGVPPSHIDGGFEFNGWHRPGPRRKTVREGISWWFVADDAYVVASGPIQGFAPVDTFTYQRIIPWGTDTILVLQRHDLLRSNGSVGAGAEIQPSP, encoded by the coding sequence ATGGCACGCTACCACACGCTCCTCCTGCTCGCGGTCTGGTCCCTGGTGCTGCTGGTCATCGACCCGCGCGGGGATTTTCCCCTCAACGACGATTGGGCCTTCGCGCATGATGTGAAGCACCTTGTTGAAGACGGCCGGTCCGTCTTCTCCGATTGGCCCGCGATGACGCTCATAGCGCAGACGCTCTGGGGCGCCGCGTTCTGCAAGGTGTTCGGGTTTTCGCATGAGGTACTGCGCTGGGCAGTGGTGGTGCTGGGCATCGGGTGTTCCTTGCTCATGTACCAGCTTGCGTTCCTGCTGGCCAACGACCGCCGCAGGGCGCTGTTCGCGAGCCTGCTGTTGATGTTGAACCCGTTGTTCCTGGCGCTCGTGGTCACGTACATGACCGAAGTGCCGTTCCTCTTCTTCACCCTGCTTTCGCTGCTGAGTGCACAGCGTTGGATGGCCCGTGAATGCAAGCTGCACTTCGTCCTCGCGTGTGCGATCGGTATGGTGGCCATGTTCGTCCGCCAGCACGGTATCGTGCTGCCCCTGGTTTTCGGATGTGCCTTTTTCCTGCGCGGTCCCAAGAGCTTGCCTCGTGCGCTCGCGGCCATAGCGCCATTCGTGCTCGCGGTTGTTATGTTGGTGCTCTTCGGGCGGTGGAAAGCAACGCTCGTCCCGGCAGCCACTCAGTATGCACCGCTTGCATCGCTCCCGGCGGCCGTTCTGGAGAGCTTGGACCTGGGCTTGGTGAAACGCACGGGGCTGTCGTTGTTCCTGATCGGCTTGCCGCTGTTGCCGCTTGCCATCGGCCTCGGTGCGGCATCACCACGGCGTTGGCTTGTGCGGCCCGCGCCCTGGGCCTGGGTGGTGCTGGCGTTGGCGACCTTGTGCATGATCGCCACATGGACACGCTTTCCCGAAGGCCTTGTGCTGTATGACCTGGGCCTTGGCGCCAAGCTCCTGAAGGACACCTTCTGGGGTGAGCACTTTCGTGGTCAACTGCACCCCATGGCATTGGCAATGCTCCGCGCCGTTGTATGCCTCGGTGTGCTTTACATCATCGGGTCAGTGCTGCGCAGGTCCAACGACCAGCTTGCCCCCCTTCCGACGGCCAGGTGGTTCGCCATCATCATCACAGCTATCGGCGGAGCATGGGCAGGCTTCACCCTGCTCAACACGCTCTTCTTCGATCGGTACACACTGATCCTGGCACCCTTGGCGATCCTGCTGATCATCGCGGCCACCAAGAACCGCCCGGTTCGCTGGCCGGTAGCATGGGCGTTGCTCGCGCTGCTGGCCATCCCGTACAGCCTCATGCTCCGCGACCACTTCAATTGGAGCCGCACCCGATGGGCCGCTCTGGACCATCTGACCGGCCATATGGGCGTACCACCATCGCACATCGACGGCGGTTTCGAGTTCAACGGCTGGCATCGACCGGGGCCCCGCCGCAAGACCGTGCGCGAAGGCATCAGCTGGTGGTTCGTGGCAGACGATGCCTACGTAGTGGCCTCCGGTCCCATCCAAGGCTTCGCGCCGGTGGACACCTTCACCTACCAGCGCATCATCCCCTGGGGCACCGATACTATCCTGGTCCTTCAACGGCACGATCTGTTACGATCCAATGGATCCGTTGGCGCTGGAGCGGAAATACAACCTTCGCCATGA
- the ppsA gene encoding phosphoenolpyruvate synthase: MSSAAPYLKWLHEVELKDIPTVGGKNASLGEMIQHLAPLGVTVPGGFVVTVASYEAFIAHNVLDQKIRDIVAGLDVDDVENIRRTGLAVRTLIKNGKFPEEIWKGIMARYDELSQQHGQEATDVAVRSSATAEDLPDASFAGQQETFLNIRGHQDLIAAVRNCFASLWTDRAIVYRQSLGYDHFDVGLSVGVQKMVRSDLGASGVAFSLDTESGFKDVVLINGSYGLGEMVVQGAVSPDEFLVFKPTLAEGFSSIIEKKLGNKDRKMVYGAEPGKPTLTIPVERAQRNRFCITDEQALEVARSVSAIEKYYSEKKGHWCPMDVEWAVDGLTKQLFIVQARPETIHSRKATDRVVEYKISLPEQVKVITKGIAIGDRVGAGKVRILFSLDGRGGGGDGKDFQQGDVLVTDMTDPDWEPIMKKASAIITNKGGRTCHAAIVAREMGVPAIVGCGNATDLLDTGMEVTASCCEGDTGVIYSGIIPHTIEETLLADMPDTKTPIMLNVASPDLAFKFAHLPNAGVGLAREEFIINNYIQAHPLALLQHKELGDVALSGKISYLINGYEDEETFFVKRLSYGIAKIAAAFYPNKVIVRFSDFKSNEYKNLLGGEHFEPEEENPMIGWRGASRYYSEAYKEAFGLECKAIRRVREKMGLKNVVVMVPFCRTVEELKKVKAVMDEYGLKRGKEGLELYLMAEVPSNIILAEEFSKYIDGFSIGSNDLTQLTLGLDRDSALVAHIYDERNDAVKGMLRMLITSAKKTKTKVGICGQGPSDFPDFAQFLVELGIDTISVTPDSLLKTRRAISEVEKTLAGKNGVRV, translated from the coding sequence ATGAGCTCTGCCGCCCCCTACCTGAAGTGGCTCCACGAAGTTGAGTTGAAGGACATCCCCACGGTGGGCGGCAAGAACGCCAGCCTGGGCGAGATGATCCAGCACCTCGCTCCGCTCGGTGTGACAGTACCAGGGGGCTTCGTTGTCACCGTGGCGAGCTACGAGGCCTTCATCGCTCACAACGTGCTGGACCAGAAGATCCGCGACATCGTGGCGGGCTTGGACGTGGACGACGTGGAGAACATCCGTCGCACAGGTCTTGCGGTGCGTACCCTCATCAAGAACGGGAAGTTCCCGGAGGAGATCTGGAAGGGCATCATGGCCCGTTACGACGAACTGAGCCAGCAGCACGGTCAGGAAGCCACCGACGTGGCCGTGCGATCGAGCGCCACCGCGGAAGACCTTCCCGATGCATCATTCGCCGGACAACAAGAGACCTTCCTCAACATCCGCGGACACCAGGACCTCATCGCGGCGGTGCGCAACTGCTTCGCATCGCTCTGGACGGACCGCGCCATCGTGTACCGCCAAAGCCTCGGCTACGACCACTTCGATGTGGGACTGAGCGTGGGCGTACAAAAAATGGTACGCTCCGACCTGGGTGCGAGCGGTGTGGCCTTCAGCCTCGATACCGAGAGCGGCTTCAAGGACGTGGTGCTCATCAACGGTAGCTATGGCCTTGGTGAAATGGTGGTGCAAGGAGCAGTGAGCCCGGACGAGTTCCTGGTCTTCAAGCCCACGTTGGCCGAAGGCTTCAGCAGCATCATCGAGAAGAAGCTCGGCAACAAGGACCGGAAGATGGTCTATGGTGCGGAGCCCGGTAAGCCCACGCTCACCATCCCCGTGGAACGCGCGCAACGCAACCGCTTCTGCATCACCGACGAGCAGGCGCTGGAAGTGGCGCGCAGCGTATCGGCCATTGAGAAGTACTACAGCGAGAAGAAGGGCCACTGGTGCCCGATGGACGTGGAGTGGGCCGTGGACGGACTGACCAAGCAGTTGTTCATCGTTCAAGCGCGGCCCGAAACGATCCACAGTCGCAAGGCCACGGATCGCGTGGTGGAATACAAGATCTCGCTGCCCGAACAGGTGAAAGTGATCACCAAAGGCATCGCCATCGGCGACCGCGTAGGTGCAGGCAAAGTGCGCATCCTCTTCAGCCTCGATGGCCGCGGTGGCGGTGGCGATGGCAAGGACTTCCAGCAAGGCGATGTGCTCGTTACCGACATGACCGACCCCGACTGGGAGCCGATCATGAAGAAGGCCAGCGCCATCATCACCAACAAAGGCGGCAGGACCTGTCACGCCGCCATCGTGGCGCGCGAGATGGGTGTGCCTGCCATCGTGGGTTGCGGCAACGCCACTGACCTGCTCGATACCGGGATGGAAGTAACGGCGAGCTGCTGCGAAGGCGACACCGGCGTGATCTACAGCGGTATCATCCCCCACACCATAGAGGAAACGTTGCTGGCCGACATGCCGGACACGAAGACGCCCATCATGCTGAACGTGGCGAGCCCCGACCTGGCCTTCAAGTTCGCTCACCTGCCGAACGCCGGTGTGGGCTTGGCGCGCGAGGAGTTCATCATCAACAACTACATCCAGGCGCACCCGCTCGCGCTGCTGCAGCACAAGGAACTCGGCGATGTGGCCCTCAGCGGCAAGATCAGTTACCTCATCAACGGTTATGAGGACGAAGAGACCTTCTTCGTGAAGCGCCTCAGCTACGGCATCGCCAAGATCGCAGCGGCCTTCTACCCCAACAAGGTGATCGTGCGCTTCAGCGACTTCAAGAGCAACGAGTACAAGAACCTCCTGGGCGGCGAACATTTCGAACCGGAGGAAGAGAACCCGATGATCGGCTGGCGTGGGGCAAGCCGCTACTACAGCGAGGCCTACAAGGAAGCGTTCGGGCTGGAGTGCAAGGCCATCCGCCGAGTGCGCGAGAAGATGGGCCTGAAGAACGTGGTGGTGATGGTGCCCTTCTGCCGCACCGTGGAAGAACTGAAAAAGGTGAAAGCCGTAATGGACGAGTACGGCTTGAAGCGCGGCAAGGAAGGTCTGGAACTCTACCTCATGGCCGAGGTGCCGAGCAACATCATCCTTGCCGAGGAGTTCAGCAAGTACATCGACGGTTTCTCCATCGGCAGCAATGACCTCACGCAGCTCACCCTAGGCTTGGACCGCGACAGCGCATTAGTGGCGCACATCTACGACGAGCGCAACGATGCGGTTAAGGGCATGCTGCGCATGCTCATCACGTCAGCGAAGAAGACCAAGACCAAGGTGGGCATTTGCGGCCAGGGTCCGAGCGACTTCCCCGACTTTGCACAGTTCCTGGTGGAGCTCGGTATCGACACCATCAGCGTTACGCCTGACTCGCTGCTGAAGACGCGCAGGGCGATCAGCGAGGTGGAGAAGACGTTGGCAGGGAAGAACGGGGTGAGGGTGTGA
- a CDS encoding serine/threonine-protein phosphatase codes for MELEKRAQRIHTLGAWVAAAANMAFVLNDMVVAPDHWQRFGTVRALVGACILLGLFIRKRFGLGPAILLFIPYTLISAQNAYMWSYMDADAFRDHTLAYATLFLGGSMIALWAVRWSVLVLLASVVANVWFLSVQSQLTFGEIMANGGNLMITVALIATLMVHNRYRLAKRELILREQLQKATQEAHEQRALIEAAHKDLTASIRYSQRIQQAVLPKVDGMAGHVAEHFVLHRPKDIVSGDFHWCAHFEGRTVIAAADCTGHGVPGALMSILGSTLLKKVVADERELRPAAILDRLRDEVIEVLNQQQQEGPKDGMDIALCVVDHKSGRVHYAGANNPLYLVRNGELTELRADRMPVGQHFVEATAFTEHELETSPGDMFYLCSDGYQDQFGGIDGRKFGRARMRDLLAEVAQLPAGEQQRRLTQALELWQHDRPAVDDVLVLGFRV; via the coding sequence ATGGAACTCGAGAAGAGAGCCCAACGCATCCACACCTTGGGTGCATGGGTGGCGGCGGCGGCCAACATGGCCTTCGTGCTCAACGATATGGTGGTTGCACCCGACCATTGGCAACGGTTCGGCACCGTGCGTGCGCTGGTCGGTGCGTGCATCCTACTGGGCTTGTTCATCCGGAAGCGCTTCGGCCTGGGCCCTGCGATCCTGCTGTTCATCCCGTACACGCTCATCAGCGCGCAGAACGCCTACATGTGGAGCTACATGGACGCTGATGCGTTCCGCGACCACACCCTGGCGTACGCAACGTTGTTCCTCGGCGGGTCCATGATCGCGCTCTGGGCCGTGCGCTGGTCGGTCCTGGTGCTGCTGGCCAGCGTGGTGGCCAACGTCTGGTTCCTCTCCGTACAAAGCCAGCTAACGTTCGGCGAGATCATGGCCAATGGCGGGAACCTGATGATCACGGTGGCGCTCATCGCGACGCTGATGGTGCACAACCGCTACCGCCTGGCCAAGCGCGAGCTGATCCTGCGCGAACAGTTGCAGAAGGCCACCCAGGAGGCCCACGAACAACGTGCGCTCATCGAGGCGGCCCACAAAGACCTCACGGCCAGTATCCGTTACAGCCAGCGCATCCAGCAAGCGGTACTGCCCAAAGTGGACGGCATGGCGGGCCATGTGGCCGAGCATTTCGTGCTGCACCGACCCAAGGACATCGTCAGTGGTGACTTCCACTGGTGCGCGCATTTCGAAGGGCGTACGGTGATCGCCGCTGCCGACTGCACGGGACATGGCGTACCGGGTGCGTTGATGAGCATCCTCGGCAGCACATTGCTCAAGAAGGTGGTGGCGGATGAAAGGGAGCTGAGGCCCGCTGCGATCCTGGACCGCTTGCGTGATGAGGTGATCGAGGTGCTGAACCAGCAACAGCAGGAAGGGCCGAAGGACGGTATGGACATCGCCTTGTGCGTAGTGGACCATAAAAGCGGACGTGTGCACTACGCCGGGGCCAACAACCCGCTCTATCTGGTCCGCAACGGCGAACTGACGGAGCTGCGTGCCGATCGCATGCCCGTGGGCCAGCATTTCGTGGAGGCGACGGCATTCACCGAGCATGAGCTGGAGACCTCACCGGGGGACATGTTCTACTTGTGCTCGGATGGTTATCAGGACCAGTTCGGCGGCATTGATGGACGGAAATTCGGTCGCGCGCGGATGAGGGACTTGCTGGCCGAAGTGGCACAGCTACCGGCTGGCGAACAGCAGCGTCGTCTTACCCAGGCATTGGAGCTCTGGCAGCATGATCGCCCTGCGGTGGATGACGTGCTCGTGCTGGGGTTCCGTGTCTGA